The DNA sequence GAAGCTTCGACAGACAATTTTAGGTTGGCGACATGGTTCTTATACGATTAAAACCTGAACGTTTTCCTCCTGGAAGCTTCAACAAGCTACATGCTCGTCGGGCATGACCGTTTAAGGTGATTAAGAAGTTGGGTCCTAACGCCTACGTCATTGAATTACCTGCTGACTACGGAATCAGTAATGTTTTCAACATTGAAGACCTCACTCAATTTCATGATTCAGAGGAACCAGTGCCAGCAGCCTCGAATCTATTTAACCAACAAGATGAAGTTATTCGTGTTCTAGAGCATATAGCCCCAAGAGATGAAATTGCATCGATACTCGATCACCAGTTTATTACTATGCGGCGTGGAggttattacaaatttttagtaCGATGGAAAAATCGTCCCCAGTCTGATTTCGTTTGGCTACAAGTTTTGGAACTCAATCGACTTCACCCAGATTTATTTGCTGCCTATGTTCTTCAAAACTTGCCAGAGTCAAGTTCTTCTGAGTGGTCGGCAATTGATGCAAATAGAGAGCACGGGTCCCAAGCGAAAACTACTCCTTAAATCGTGGGAGATGAGGACGTATTCAGTTACTAGAATCTTTATCCattcttatctttttatttcaaacttttgtTGCTAAGTTGATtaattctttcttaatttatttccgTAAGACTCGATTGCTTTATTGGAAATCCCTTCCTAGTTTATTTCCTGATCTATAGCACATGTAATCCTTTAAATATGGAAACTTAGAAAAAGAAAGGCAGTTGCCGAATTTTCTTAGatgattttcaaatttgagaatgaagatattttattaacaGAGAGactgtttgaattttttttctcctctaggACGTCAACGCGAGGTTGGCTCTTGAGGCTTGCACCACTTGTATATACAAGTATACTCCATACATTGATGGTTGTCGGGGGAATTCGGGAAGTTGTGGCGAGGGTGGGGTCATACGAGATTCTACTGGTAGTTTGATAGTTACTTTCTCAGAATCCTATGATTTTGGAACCAATAATGAATCTGAGCTAAGAGCCTTGTCTACCGGCGTGGGAATGTGTAAAGCATTGGGTTTCCGTAACGTTGAGATAGAAAGTGACTCTGCAGTGGTGGTCAATTGGGTGATGAGAAGCAGTTGCACAGTATggtatttgtgggatttttgggaggctTTACAGGAGTCGCTCACAggtattaattttaaagtttcGCATCAATCAGGCAGTGGATTTTCTAGCAAGAGAAGGGGAAAGTGGCATCAATATCAGCTACTTAGGAAATTCTTCTCTTCCACTCAAGCTGAAGGGAGTGATTCAATTGGATAAGATCGGGCTACCGTATGTTAGGCGTTAATGTTTTAGATTGGAGGATAATGGTTTTATGGTTTTGGTGGGTTTTTGTGGTTTTTTGGTTTGTTATTTGGGAAGGGTTtgttttgtaagtatttttgttttggaagtgCAGGGTATTCCTAttccataagtgagggtttttttaataaaactggGTAgaggtcactcttggacatgtgatctcgatttttttttttctttttttaaaaaaagtatactccatacatatatatatatatatacccatttttgtgatataaaattaattaacaagctATGAATACGATAATAATGTCATGAGTTTTGATCAGCTTAGTCAAGGtcttgtttgcattcaaaactcatatcaacttatcttaactcatctcatctcatcattacaattttatcaaattttcacacaaaatataataaataattcaatttttattctactattcacaaataatctcaacccattttaactcatctttgAGTCCAAACCACTCCCCACGTATGCCTTTGAAATATTGATATGCCTTTCCcactttaatatataactagTAAGGGCAACGTGCGCTGCACGTTTGCCCAGTTGataaatgtaaatatatatatatatatatatatatatataatataaaatagtaaatgagaaggtgaaaaaaaaaacttaaacaaaaattgaacaaaatatacaaagtgAAGAAAGAAGTATAGACTTTACATATAATTTAGTGTCTtaattatttaagtatataaCAGTGAGAAGTTTAAGAAGAAAAGATTTTGAGTGCTTATTAGGTAGTTTGATTTATAGGATGAGCGGAAAGTACGATAAGTTTATTCTAACGTAGTTGTCCATGTTGATTCATTTCTACCCACTGAAAGTACATAATCAATTCATTTTTCTGAAACTGTAATTGCAATATTTGCTAAATATAGTAGGTGCTCctgtaataatgaaaaaatataaagacataATGCATTAAACATTCTACCTCGTCTGTGTGTTCAAAGAGATCAACAGTTGTACGATTCAATATTTCTTTTGCTATCAGTCTGAAAACAACAACTGCTACACATCCAGTATCTTCATCTACTTCTATATAGACTcgacaaataaaattaatgagAATATTAGTAATTGCATAATTTTAacaattattatgttatatttaacaTGTTAGgaatgatcatttaaaaaaatgagataaaatgatttatcGTGGCTATGAGATGCCCATGTTTTTGCAATTATAGCACACAAATTTTTCGTTGTAGTCATATCCGATAGCTTTATTACAATTTGCACGGGATATATAGTGGAACTTCAAAGTAAATGAGATGTTGCCGATCTGGGCTGTGGAAGGCTTCTGGTGTCCCTACAAATTGATTGTGTGCATCGGTGGCTTACTGTGTATCTTAAATTTCAGACGCAGGTGGTCTTGTGAGTTCTCACTTTTATATCAAAACTCCATTCTCTCCTGAATCATGcgtactttatttatttatttacctaCACaagtaaatttatcaattatcaCTATCATACTCcctgctaaaaaaaaattatcactatCACTCAAAAATCagataattcaataaaaaaatgaattgttgttgattttttgtccctccctctctcttcaatGTTTGCGTGctacaaaattagaaataaaatttcattatttcatggactttaatctaatattttaatatgtctaatttattttagggtatttattgtattatttggtatatttttcatttcttgcaATAAATAATTGCTTAAAGTAGGTGGGATTGTGCCGTAGAAATGATAGCTCTTGAGAAATAAGACAACCACatagaaaatgtttttaaaaataaatttataaatttatataataagttaaatttattatttaaaaataaaaatatatatttataaatcatttagAAATACTTGCCCTCAGcttgttaggatgttatttaagttaattattttgtcACTTGGTGAGGTTTGTACTTCTAttgtatgaaattattaatcatCAAATACAATTACAAGATATCtatattacatttttcttttattttctcttttaaaaaatgtaaaattacaaTAGTTTCTAGTATACGTTGAAATGAATTAAGTGCAAGAAATAATTAATGTGGGCATGCATCGATTAcgttaaattaaaaacaaagtcAAGAATATAAGATTTGGAgtagatatttaaaataaaataaaaaataaaaaacgaagTTGATTCCAAAAGCTTTAAATCTTAGACTCGACATTTCGATAAAATGGGGAACAAAAAAATGAACCCAATAAAGTAATGGATGGGTGTAGTTTAGCACtactttatattataattttttaaaaataaaaatagattcatttaaatgtaactttatatatatatatatatatttgattcttattttgcattttgttatagaaagtatttatcattataagtattttaaattaatttttcttttattgttaatttttcattaaaaaaatataatatttaaataatacaaaaaaatctaatatataatatattgtaacaattaatatataaaatagaaaaataatatatttaaaaaaaatccattaaagATCGATGtcaatttgattattttatttgtaaacagATGGAAGGCATCCATCCTGTTCAAAGTAAATAAAGTAGGTTGTGAGCATTGGGAGAAGAGAAATTaaagttgagagaaaatatCTCTTTGCTTTTCGTGGACAAAATGTatattcacaacaaaataataatcatatgatatattttttatttattctcttatccttttgaattgagtaatgttaggaAATTGTAGTCTTAACCATTGTTATACCGAGGATTTATTATTGGTCTGCAAATTATTAAAGCAGatcaagatataattaaatacaaaattgctttctttatttatctttatttgatccattttattgaaaagttggtaaattaaaaaaaaaaaaaccaacactcCGAAATTCActccaaaattaaagaaatgtttttgtgaATCATTGtactttaaaataatcatatgaaatcggttttttttaatataaaatcattgtactttaaaataattattaacaaaaCCTTTAAACTTCCAAAATCATTAACTATTTACTACTAAATATGTAATTTGACAAGATTTTAcagttcaaaatataaaaaatgacagtTTTGATAACTTATAAGACAGAttgaatattaaatgataacacggatatttattatttccatttaaaatgaaaaataataataatgtttggTGGACAACTGGCCGTCTCCACAAGGATAGGTGATAATAAGACAACATGCTTATtagaatcaatatttaaataaatagttttaattaaattatatataaataaaattgaaccgTCGTATTATTCGTATTCgtaattaaattaaatgcaaTCTTAGACttatacattttaaatattgtacGTAACATTATGTTGTAGAAATACTTTAactataaaatgattatataaaaataaattcttagaAATTatgcacataaaaccacatcaaTATATtcgtttaattttatgtaatttgtgTATAACACTTGCAATGCAAAAATTCAACTACGAGTTGGACAGGGACTTAACAATTATCCAAAATCTAATTTAGATGGAAGAGATCAAATTATAGTGTATGAAAGATGGGTCAAGACTCAATCGTTAGCAGAAAGAGATTCGGTAGGTGCACAGGCATTtcatcaaataatattaatctgCAGCCTTAATGATCACCTCATATTTTTCTGTCACTATTATTGATTCTATTGATCTCTACATTTTGCACGCAGTCATAATTTTACCCATAATTCAAATCCAAACTGaaaaaatctgaagtttcttgcAGTACGCGCGTCTAACTCTATGAGCGAagccccttcttcttcttcatggaaATTATGGAATACTaggatcttttttatttaacttgaaataGATACTATCTAtttagtgtaaaatattatatatttcttatcattctatttttaaaaataatcgaagatataacatgataaaattttaaataaaaattattcttttatatatatcaatactaccttttttttttttttttttaaagaaagagaCGGTACCTAAGTTCATTGATTACCTTTATTTGTGATGGAAGAAAACCGTCATTACAAAACCCGACACCTGGGggttataaatgtaaaaaaaaaaacccaaacccaggcgttaaaaaaactaaacatcTTTAAACCTCAATACAATCAGTTCGAACACAAACAAACAATTGAAACCGAAAGTGcagcaaaattttaaaaaggctAAAAACGAATACATGGTAAACCCAGTTTGTCGAGTTGAATAATACCCTTCAATAGACGTGGTAGATCCCGATCATCTTCATAACAAATATTATGCCCATTTTCGCCTTGATGGGCCAGAAAATCTGCAGCTTGATTACCTTGACGAAATTGATgtaaaactaaaacattaaGTTCCTCAAGATCTTTTAGCatatcctcccaaaaatcccataaatatCAAACAATACACTTACCACTGCAAAGCCAATCCACGACCAACTTGGAATCACTCTCAACAATAACGTTTACAAAGTTtaactttttacaaaaagcAATAACTTTTCTAACAGCCCTAATTTCATATTCATTATTGGTACCAAGCCCAAAATAAGCGAAAAAGTCCCCTTAACTCTCTCCATCTCATCCCAAATCACACTACCTCCACCACTACTTCCCGGATTACCACAATAACTAGCATCATAGTttaatttaaaccaccccacaGGTGGTTTCTGCCAAGCCACCAGTTTATGACGCCTAATAGAAACTGGCGCAATCTTAAGGTCAAGAGACGAAAGAAATGCTCCTCAGCCAAAGACAAAGTCCCTGTCTTTTTTATATCTCCCGCTAGCCTATGTAACCAGAACTTAACTGAAAACCAAACACTGAGCACTTTGAGGTTATCCCTCCATCCTAGCCTTACACCTGTCATACTAAAGTTTCCAAGTAATCAAACATGGCACCAAATCAATCCCTTTAATAAACGATTTTTTAGCACAAGCAAACCAAGATGAAACATGAGCCCACCAAGTGAAAGTCTGTATGCAAGAAATGCCGAAAGCTACACTAGCAAACTCCCAAACTTGTCTGGCCAGATCCCCAAAACAAAGCACAGGGTCTAAAGTTTCACAATGTTTTCTCTTGCAACAATCACAACAAGATGCTAAAGAAATCCTCCTGTGTTGCACTCGGTCATCAACGACAGGTCATCAACGACAAGGCATTTAAATCTTGATTTCCAAGTACAAATAGATATCTTATTAGGAATACTATTGTGCCATATCCAATCCATCCAAGGATTGACTCACCCTTAACCTAAATGATCTCCCAAGcactagaagaagagaaaataccGTCAGTATTAGgcttccaaataaaaatattcttcccCCCTTACCAGCCACAATATTGGAAGCAATGTGAGTTGCCATGTTCTCCCCAACCAAATCAACCAACATGTCAAAATCTCACTTATTATTCAGCCAACAATGCTGAATTTTAAGATCTTGATTATGGACCCATATTCGAGAGAGGCCTTGAATCTAACCAGCGATCATACCAGAAAGAGGAATTTCCTCCTCGTACCAACACTTTAGCATTCTAACAAACCTCAAGTAAAACAGAAATCATAGCCCTCTAGAAATTAGATCCCTCCGGACTAGTAGTAAACACATGTTTCTGCTTAATATACTTAGCACGAAAAAATGACGTCCATAAATTATCCACCGATAGGAGGCGCCaaaccattttcatatgaaGCGCACGTTGGACCTCTATTAAATGTCTAATGCTCAGACCTCCCTCAGTAGTGGGTTTGCAAATCTTACTCCAAACTCTCCATTTAGATCTAGGCAAACCATTAACAATACCCCAAAAGAAATTcgataatatgaaattaattttgtgaatagtaacgaGCATGACATTCATCATAGCAAGAATATGGATAGCCATAGAGGATAACACATGACACAATAATATAAGACGCCCCTTTGCGAAAGTAATTTGAACTTCCAACCAGCAACCTTCTTCCGAATTTTTTCCACAAGAGATTCAAGAATTCTAGTCGTAATTCTACTAGAAACCAAAGGCACCCCCAAAAAGCAACCTTCTAGCGCTTTTTGATAAAATGTGATATCTTTACAtaccaaaagagaaaatataataaatgtatTGGGTGTTATGCCTCTAGGATACTTTAAATTTAGGAACATTTGGGTGTCATCTTGAATGAGTGGAGTAGAAGCTAAGCTGTATGTAACATGAATACtcattatttgttattgtttcATCTGATTCATCTTTTTTGGAAGGCAGAAactagtcatttttttaaaattgtcgGAGAGAACCAAAATTGATTTATATTCTTGCAATATACTCATATTTGTATCAGAACCTCcaaattcataattatattttaattcatcattgCCATATATGTTGTTTGTATCAAATTATTCTCTTGCTATTGTGAGTTAACCTGGTTATGTCAGGTCCACATGCTTTCTGTAAATGTTTGAAAGAATGATTTCTCATGACATTGGTTCTGGCTGCAATGTGTGCGTAGATCAGTGGTGAATGCATATAACGTTAAGCTGAAGCAAGAAGTGGTAATTCGCGGTCCAAATGAAGAGAAGTGCCCTGTGAAAATTGTTGAAAGGTCGAATGGTCGAATCATGATTGCTAATGGGTGGTCTTATTTCGTAGAGAAGAATGATGTACAACCTAAAGACCAATGTGTGTTTGATTGacctttctttgttttgttttttttttttggggtggaagaaaaagaacaatCGGATTGGATTGACCTAGCCGATGACATCTTCTCAGTTTTTAACTATGATGGATTGGGGTCAGAGGTTCAAATGAAAAGCCTAAGTGCTGGTCGTGACAACTAACAAAAGCCAATTTCAAAATAGGGGAGCTTAAAGTTTTTGCTTAAGCTGGAGTGCGATGAATATGGTAGTCATCTAACTTATTTGTGATAGTTTATGGGGATGATCTCAAAAGGTCACATATTCTCATCTTCCTAAGAATAAGACAACCATGAGAAGAACCATATGAAAGTCAAAGATCcctctaaatttttttacacgTTCACTCAAACCCCTTCCTTCTCCGCCATATGAGCTGTAACGGACCATTTTCCTCTAATTGCTGTTGACTCTGAGTCTGAGCTCAAGCCTCTTTGCCCTCCTAActagtttgtatattttgtaacCACCAAAAGATACGAACTGTTAATGAGCAAAAGACCTGCAGTGCTCCTCAAGCGGGTGGCGGGTGGCCTATTATCAGCCATATGCCCTCCTAGGCGGACGCAACTCACCTAAGAAAAACCGGGCGCCATGGCTGACAAGTACGGATCAGCTTTAGAAACCCAAGcatcctttaaaaaaatgagcGTTTCCAAGCAACAAGACAAATTACCAGATCCTCCAGATAACAAGATTGTAGTTTGAAATTCTTTAGCAATCGGTCATGGAATTGCCGTAGTTCTGATTTTGACAGGTTGAACTTGAATATAGGCCAGTTACAAGTGGTGGGGTTAGGTTGAGTCATCATATGCTGGCAACAAGCACTcattttcttcataaaaataaatataataaataaaaataataaataaattgctgGAGTGCAGTCAACATGTCAGCggactttgtttttttcttagttGAGAAATGGCAACAATCTATGGCCTCCGAAGTCGGTTATTCTTATCTtccaaagaaaaagacaaacatCAGAAGAAAACAACATTATAATCAAAGAGGATATCTAAAGTTACTTAATTCGACAGACAAAACCTGTCGTGTTAGTGAGACTCTCAGCAGTCAGCCCTAACAATGGATCCTCTACTCCAATTCCTATTGACTCTGTTCTCTAGCCTCTTTGCTTTGCTAGTATGTATCTGTTTTCAGTACTTGAGAAGCCAAATTATTCGTGAGAAAAAGACCTGTACTGCGCCTCAAGCTGGTGGCGCTTGGCCTATTATAGGCCATATGCACCTACTCGGCGGCCGGCAACTGACCCACAAAACACTGGGTGCCATGGCTGACAAGTACGGACCAGTTTTTACTATTAGGTTGGGTTCTCATAGAGTTTTGGTTCTGAATAGTTGGGAAATGGCCAGAGAGTGTTTCACTGTCCATGACAAGGTTTTCTCCACCAGACCAAGCATTGCAGCCTCAAAGTTGTTGGGATATGACTATGCTATGTTTGGGTTTGCTCCATATGGATCATACTGGCGTGAGATGCGCAAGATAGCTACAATTGAGCTTTTGTCGAATCATCGGCTTGATATGCTGAAGCATGTACGAGCTACAGAGGTGGGAACTGCGATCAAGGAATTGTACCAGTTCTGGGTTAGCAAAGGCAGTGCAGAAAGTGGAGTTCTTGTGGACATGAAGCAATGGTTTGGGGATTTGACACAGAATCTTGCTTTAAGAATCGTTGCAGGTAAGCGATACTTCGGAACCAATGCTgattttgatgaagatgaggcacGTCGCTTTCAGAAAGTGATGAGGGAATTTGTTCATCTGTTTGGTGTGTTTGTGTTGTCTGATGCAATACCGTTTCTGGGGTGGTTGGATTTAAATAGATATGAGAAAAGGATGAAGAGAACTGCAAAACAATTGGACGCTCTAGTTGGAGGGTGGCTGGAGGAGCATAAACAGAAGAAGTTGTCAGAtgggaagagaagagaagagcaGGATTTTATGGATGTGATGCTCAACACCCTCGAAGATGCCCAGATTTCAGGATTTGATGCTGACACCATCAACAAGGCTACTTCCCTGGTAAGTTCTTCGTGACTTTCATCTCTTTCACGAGTCCCAAGGTAAAAACTTGCCGGGTGATGGCTAAACCaaccaaaacaaagaagaatagAGAAACAGAGTAAGAAATCCTGAAAAATATGAACAGGATTCAATACTCAattgatcaaataaaaaaaaaaaaaaaattcgccgcataatattttcactttcaAGGCTATATCAAGGAATCCTTAGGGACTGGCTCAACTGTTAAGGGCTTTGGTCTTGGGGATATGCCCCAAGTTTAAGGTTTGGATCCTTGATCCTTGataccccaaaaaaaaaaaaaaaaaaatcatcagaaAAAGGTTGGGAGGATTTATTGTTGAGTCATGAGATATTATTTTGGCAGAATCTATTCTTAGCAGGAAGTGACACTACAATGGTCACTCTCACATGGGCTCTGTCTTTACTACTCAACAATAGCGATGCACTAAAGAAGGCCTGTGAGGAGCTAGACAAAAACGTTGGCAAGGATAGACATGTCGAAGAATCCGACATAAAAGACTTGGTCTATCTCCAAGCCATTGTCAAGGAAACACTGCGCCTATACCCACCTAGTCCGATCATTGGTCTTCGTGCTGCCATGGAAGACTGCACCCTCTCAGCCGGCTATGACATTCCGGCCGACACACGGTTAATGGTGAATGCCTGGAAAATTCACCGAGACGAGAACATTTGGCCCAACCCTCACGAATTCAGACCAGAGAGATTCTTGACTACTCACGGGGACATGGACCTGAGAGGTCAGAATTTTGAGCTCATTCCTTTCGGTTCAGGAAGGCGAGCTTGTCCAGGGGTGTCCCTAGCTCTTCAAGTGGTGCATTTGACGCTCGCTAGCTTCTTACACAGTTTCAACATTTCTAAGCCATCCAATGAAGATGTGGATATGACAGAGAGCGTTGGCTTGACAAACTTGAAGGCAACCCCACTTGAAGTTCTCCTCTCTCCACGTCTTAATTCTCATCTCTTTGCGTAAAAATGCTACTCTTTTACCTTAAACTTTGTCATCTTCCATCGCATTTATTGatatgatgtattttaaataattttatgtctAATACTTAAATGGACAATCACTTAAAATGTGTTATATCAACAAGTATGACTGTATATCGattataaaatgtgttatatcaacaaataaaaaaaatgcctcGGTCACTGACAACAGATTCACATCACAAAATGATACAAAACATTCAAAAAGTCTGAAGCCTCACATTAGTTTCTTAGTAGGTGAAATTGGCTTTGCAATGGTTTCAAGAAAGTTGAACTTTTTGTTACCTTGATAGATTGAAAAGATTACTATTGAGAATCTGAACATTCTTCTTTTAGTTTAGTTTGTACATGatgtaaatatcaaaatcaGGGATTCGAGTTCCTTGAGTGAGCGAAGCGAGCTTTGAGTGTTGGAGTGTAATTAGTAAGTTCAAGGATGTGCCCCTTGAAACAAATAAAGCAAGGAGTTCGAGTTCTAGTGTTTTTAACACAAGTAACCAAAGTTGAAACTGTTTGTTGTTGTATCTTCCTCGTAAGGAAACGAGCATAGCGAAGAGGAGGAAAGACAGAGTGTACTTcttatattttggaaaataagttactcaagttatatatatatatatattttatggttATACTATGCTTCCAATTTTaagcatttattttaattaaaataccaagagaggttttaaaaataaaaatatggagtCTCAAAtcctcatttttcaaaaccagtgACTTAAGAGCTAAAATCCCAAACTAAAGGGCTATGGCATCTTCTCCCTTCCATGAGCATAGTTTATATGATTTGTATATCAGCATTTGACAaggatccaatttttttttttttttttaaagatgacggaacctcaattttattgattgtcctcACTTGTGACGGAGGAAAATCGTAATTATAAACACGACACCTGAAATGTACATAAAGGCTAAATCTAGAAAAAGAGAACCCAGACATCAAAACCAGTATAACCATCTAAAATACACGGTCtttcagaaatatatataaactacatCCGAACAAGCCAAAGATCCATTTGTGtgcctttcttttgtttttctcaattCTAACTTCTATCtcattatcttctttttttttttaataataatttaaaatcaatctcattaattttttaatggaacTCAA is a window from the Juglans regia cultivar Chandler chromosome 7, Walnut 2.0, whole genome shotgun sequence genome containing:
- the LOC108995252 gene encoding cytochrome P450 CYP82D47-like, yielding MDPLLQFLLTLFSSLFALLVCICFQYLRSQIIREKKTCTAPQAGGAWPIIGHMHLLGGRQLTHKTLGAMADKYGPVFTIRLGSHRVLVLNSWEMARECFTVHDKVFSTRPSIAASKLLGYDYAMFGFAPYGSYWREMRKIATIELLSNHRLDMLKHVRATEVGTAIKELYQFWVSKGSAESGVLVDMKQWFGDLTQNLALRIVAGKRYFGTNADFDEDEARRFQKVMREFVHLFGVFVLSDAIPFLGWLDLNRYEKRMKRTAKQLDALVGGWLEEHKQKKLSDGKRREEQDFMDVMLNTLEDAQISGFDADTINKATSLNLFLAGSDTTMVTLTWALSLLLNNSDALKKACEELDKNVGKDRHVEESDIKDLVYLQAIVKETLRLYPPSPIIGLRAAMEDCTLSAGYDIPADTRLMVNAWKIHRDENIWPNPHEFRPERFLTTHGDMDLRGQNFELIPFGSGRRACPGVSLALQVVHLTLASFLHSFNISKPSNEDVDMTESVGLTNLKATPLEVLLSPRLNSHLFA